The Haliotis asinina isolate JCU_RB_2024 chromosome 2, JCU_Hal_asi_v2, whole genome shotgun sequence genomic interval TTGAACTTCTCAACAATTAACATTGTAATATTATGCACCGCCAACAATTTCCTGAACTCTCTTAATTTTTGTATAATCACGCATAAATTGGAACTACACGTGCTTCAGTTTGCATGGAATGTTATTTGCTTAACAACATATCCGACCAGTCTGTCATGGTAAGACTTCGTCTGGACACTCCTCATACATGTATTCCCATCTCAATGTACCGTTGAGTTACATATAGAGATACGGATATATGGATTTTACCAAAAATCTCTATCCTGTTTCCCAATGCTCTAAGCCTGTGGTATATCACGCATGAAACGCTAACACAGGTCTCCTTTGAGGAATGAGAGAGTGGGTTTACATTTAAATTCaaatcagcagtatttcagctatatcgtgattAAAACTAGTCCTAATTTAGGAATACATATAAGACAAAAATGATGTCAGCGAAGAACTGTAAActtactagattatcacaaaatgaTGTAAAACTAGCTACCATATGTCTGTAAAGGTAGAAAACTATTGTTGGACAATGCAATGTAAATATAGTGTATTTATCGCCAACACGTGAAGGTAGTTTATAATACTGGGGTCCATAgagacttacattacttttgctacttGTATGAACCCTAGATGGGTTTACACCAACATTTCAGTCGTTGGCGGATATGCTGAGatttagccatacattaaaataacaaaatgtcaggtattgtcgatctatagcccatttttataatGTCTTGTCCACAATTCAAATATCATTTTGGAGATTGACGCTAGTTTTACTTCTAcattactgtgatattctataTAGTTGGTTTctctgtccttcgttgacatgtttttaatATCTACATGTCTTGCTGGTGACTTTACAACTTGTttaagtcacgatatggctgaaatatatccgatgtgactcactcactcactaaaatgaCAAAATTACTACGATAAAAAACCTGGTTGACTTACATTTACACCAGATGTTTTCGGACTTTCGTACCCTGGCTGGagggcaataattttacgatattttaaccccctttgagggtacagccactaacaatttggGTTATAAATTTAAACTTCAACCAGAACAAAATCAGTCGTCAACTCACACTCTCTCTGGGTACCCTCAGCAACAGTGCCACATTCCCTCAGTCTGGTATTGCCGTCATCAAACTCGATATAGTCAAATATACAGTCGGTGGCCTCTTCAATGTCAAACACGTTCATGACAAAGGTGATGATGCCCGAACCCGTGAAGCTTGGATGAAGTGAAAAGCAAGCGTCCTGATTATTGTTGTAGCTGCCGTCAtcgttgatgctgatgctgcCATGGTTTCCATAGTAAGTAGTGTTGCCTGAACAAGATACATATATACTAAGTTAACATTTCGTCACATATATTAACGGTTTGAAAGTCGAACCAAAAACAAGTATGATTTAGAAACAAAACTTGAAATGCAAATTTCTTACTCTTTGAGGAAAAGAACACACATGTTATTAAAGCTAATTGATCATGCCCTGGCTACTAGCAGATCCATACCCATTATTCGTTATCATTAACACAAGAAAAACGTGCTGGTTTACTGCTAGCAACAAAACATCATGATTATCATGGCTTAATCTACCATCAGGGGTTACGTTGATAGTGTCACATCTGGGTATGTCCTCAGGGAGGGGAAACACTGAAACCAACAAGAGAAAACATTAGCTCCTGAAGTTTCACTAGCCATTACAGCGAAACGGACATAGTTGTAAAGAGTCAGTGAGTAAATGCGTGAAAGTAATATATTCCATAAGGGCTTCTTTGCTGAGCAGAAGAATATATAAAATCATAcccaatacaaaatcaaaacttgcATGTCGTTTTTAGGTTAAACAAGGCCAGTAATTGCGCTATTGTGAGGCTCCATTTCTGGTTAGTGATTGCCTGGTCTGTTAACATGCTTCTGGTGCAGGGCAGGAGTGCTGCTGGATGACGTCAGGAAACAGTCATACTCGTACTGGAGTCGTTTTCTGTGTAAGTGGAGGACGCTACCCGTATGTCAGGACATGCGCACTCAATTTACATGACTACACTCACAATAATGTATTTCGTTGATGAATCGAGCCTGATGTTATCTGGTGTTGGCGTGTCATGACAGGTGTAACAAGAGAAACTGATTTCTTCGGTACAACAATACATTTTTTGTCTCCAAGTCCTAATAACAAACATGAATAAACATATGTGTTTTGAAGCACGATGATAACACTTGATGATAAGGAAAATACATACCACCGATGGTCCCTGGATAGTCAGTTGTGGCATAGTAGGGATATGGATAATAGTCGGGATAGCCTGTTGTAAGTTGGGGATAGTCTATAGGGACGTAGTAGGGGTATAGGGTAGTCACATAATCTGGATATTGGTAATAGTCGGGATAGCTTGTTGTAAACTGGGGATAGTCTGTAGGGACGTAGTAGGGGTATGGGTTAGTCACATAATCTGGATATTGGTAATAGTCGGGATAGCTTGTTGTAAATTGGGGATAGTCTGTAGGGACGTAGTAGGGGTATGGGGTAGTCACATAATCTGGATATTGGTAATAATCGGGATAGCCTGTTGTAAATTGGGGATAGTCTGTAGGGACGTAGTAGGGGTATGGAGTAGTTGCATAATCTGGATAGTCAGTGGTCAAGGAGCTTGTGGTAGTAGGGTCGATGTTATCTGTAAAAGAAGATGACCTGTGTTATTATTTCTGTTAGAACTTAGCACTTGTTAAATCAAATCCTGCAAAGGTAGTAATGAGTGAATTACTATGAAAATAGTGAGTGGATAACTGATGTTTTAACAGTACCTAAGTACAAAATATCTTCCTTCTGTCAATATAGGCTGCAGTACAAGTAGAATGCCCTATTGTTTTACTGAACAGATGCATGACCTTCTACCATCCAGCTTAGTGAACGTCCATACTGAGCCCAGAAAATCCGtttaagaattggtcttcggaAACCAATTTGTTTCGTAACttacgggatcggatggtcaggttcactgcttggttgacacttgtcagtgCATAGaccggtgctcatgatgtcaatcactggattgactggtgaagactcgattacttacggACATTCGCCATGTAGCTGAGATACTGCTAAGCTGCGTTCAGCAACAAACAGTTATAATTTAACACTGATAAACTATTGAAGCAGTGTCAACACTGCAACAACGCACATCTCTATGGGAAGGAGAATCTGGTAGAACCCTCCAACCGGAAGTCGTCAACGAGTGCATGCCTAAGGGGTTGATTCATAAGTGGGATCGGGTTCAACTCTTTGGAAGACGATAACATCAGCACCACCCTAATGTAACAATTTGTGCGTCAAACAGAAGTATGGAGTATGCATCTGCGTGAATGTCAAAAGGACTGGGGTCAATGTTTCTCACTCTCCTGGACGGAGAGATCGCCCTTTGTCACAAAATGCCCCCGAATCCATTATGCTGTTCGTTTGAAAGTGGCAAAACGCAACGAGAATCTTGTTCCACTGCTTTTGTTTGAAACTGCTATTTCTACATGTCTGTTGAGCACGATGGAATTGGATGAGGAAAGATCCGTTTTGATGTCGTCCACCTCAGCATGCAATGAATTAGAGTGTCGCCAGTTGAAATAGGGTGGGCGTGAGTGGAGAAGATGGTCGCGAATCCCTTCCGGACACGTGTCATACAGGTGAGTATTACACCAGGCCATGTGTTCTTAAAGTTTGTTATAAGCAGGACGGTAATATCAGCTTTAGTTTGAATGTTATGAGATATTGCGGCGAGATTTTGCAAATGACCATTTTACCGTTTTTACGTTTGGCCCTGGAGTCGTGTTTCATTACGACAGGGGCAGACAAAACGTTGTTCGAGTTGCAGGGCAGAACAATGTTAACGTCTTACAATGTCCCACAATATCCCCATACTTCCCAGCCAATGACCACATCTGATACACTAACGCTAAAGAAACTCTGCTGAATCATTCCTCCTTTGACATCAGCGTTTTTTGCCTTGATAAAACCTGCATCTATGTACAAGGTGGACGCACGTTTTGAACCTCTCTTGCACAGTTACTTACAAACATATGTCAGATGCGCTTTTCAGGTGGACTGTTAAGATTCCTTTCCAATAATGGCATTTTATTGGTGGCAGGAAACGTTTAACAATTGTTCTTTTACCTTTGAATGTCCTACAATAGATTATTCTGCTCACCTGCGTATATGCTGTACGATCCACTGGCACCTTCTCTGGTAACCGAGCCATCGCTGGTGAAACACACTTGGAAGAAATTGTCTGTGGCCGAGACTGAAATATATGATAGTTGAAAATGTGCACAGCACAAAGTTTAAAAGCTGTAACAACCGAAAAACAAATGTTTGGTCCACTGCAGTTGACAAACATTGCGCATCACATTTCGGTTGTTCCAGATAACTACACTGAATTCatgttttaatgtttacaaTGTAAAGAATAGATAAATTGGACAACTGATATCTATTTGCTTTAGAGTTTTTGTGGGATAGTTTCAAGGTGTATTTGAGATAATTAGCAAATACCAGGATATCCCGAAAGTGTGCCAGGTATCATTAGAATCTTATTGGTGCTAAATAGATGACTTTCGAGTTTGGCACAGTGTTTGAGATGTAACGACCGACAATTGTGCAGAGCAGGCCCCTTTAAGTGCCTTGCTTATTTAGTCAGTAGTTGTATATGCTTCAGGGTGAAATGCACGCAACACTCTGATGCACCTATATGTGGAATACCTAAACATTTAACGCCAGTGTTTAGAGCTATCTACTAGAGGAATAGAACCGTGTACTAACAAAGGTTACATTTTTCTACGTCTACGTTCAGCATTACGTTTGCAAATATGAACTTCATTTATCATACTACTCACATGTACTTGAGAAGTTGGTCTTCCGTCCACACTCCTTCTCAGGTCCATTTTCCGTGTAGAAAGTAAGAGCATCATAACTACAAGTGGAGCTACTTTCTAGGTCAAACGTGTCAAAGTTGAACGTAATTGTCCACGTGGTCCCTTGTACGTCAGGTGTGAATTCCCAGCAACAGTTCTCGTTGTTGCTGTACTGATCGCCAGTGTTGGTGGAAATTACCCCGAAAGTATCATATCTTGTTCCTCCATCACAACCTGCAGAAGGAACGTGACTCGACCTTACACACTAATAATGGACAACTATAGAAGATCCAGATGAACAGAATTTAACCAGTTCATCAAAAAACCGCTGTGTTAATAATATTTCTGCTAAATAGTTCGCTGTTTAATGTGCCGTGCTACAATTGTTCAGATGACAAATATTAGGATCTTAACGGTAGACAACACACGAAGAATATATATTCGTCAGTAAAAACAGGTCATATTGAAGACAACTCATGTATAAACATTTTACTTACTGCTTGTTTGTCGCTTCTCTCGTGATTGAGCGTCCTGTGgcataaaatgtataaatactAATGAATGTGATCTCACAGTCACTCCAACAAAACATACATGCCCTATGcgtgtacaatcatcacgtgACTATTTTTAATCGGCTTGGCCGTTTACTAAGCACGTGCCGATTCCAACTAAACTGCTGAAAATTCAAACTTGTTTATTATTTACTCAAGAGCGTAAACTGACACACTCGATGATAGATATGTGTATTAATAATATAAGAAAACAGTATATAACAATGACAAATATTTGGTGGCTGGAGGTGTAACGTCGTAGctacaaatattttgttcatatgacgtcgtgcatgcatgtgtatatgcGGCTGCTTGTACTCGCCCAGGCCTAGCTGGTCTTATAGTGCTAGCTAGCAGAAATACCATgtcgcagttaagcatgaatgtTCAGACACACTATACTGACTCCGTTCCGGCAAGTCCTTGTTGTACCTACtaatgccgagcgccagacATTGACCAACAAGTGTTACATTTTAACGATTTTTGGTATGTCGCAGTTGGAGTTAGAACCTGCACCCTTCACACgggcagacgctttaaccactacaccacagggGCGGTCATATGACACATTAACGCTGAGGAAAATCAGTTGAGGATGATACCTTGCGTCCCCTTTTGACATCATGTATATACTTGTACATAAAAGTACCTTTCCCCTCCTGCCTTCACTTTAGGCACATACTTAACAACTGAAAGGCATATATTTCAATATGTTTCCAAAATCTCTATAGCGGACATGAATTAAACAGTTCCAAGATTGTTCAAGCAGTTTCGCCATCATACCTTATCTTCATGTGATATAACCATTCTGAGTATATATACTCACGTTGAAAGCCCGTCCTTCAGTCTGAGCCAAAAGAAGGCTCACTACCAGAGTAAAGCAGATCATGCCTGGGACATTCATGCTGCATGTGCTGGATTATACGAAATGTGCCTGCTTTTATACACATTCATAGAACAAACACCTGTTCGATGccacaacaaaaacatgttacATAAGAATCCTCGTCAGTATAACATGACGAAACAATTAGACAAAAAGGCGAACATCTGCACTCGTGTCGACGGTCCACTTGCTATCTTGGAGCTTGGATATCAAAACTAATGGACAGGTGAGCTGAAACATGGAATACGATTACATGTAATGTTTGCACAGCTAGATCGCTCATATGCAGTACTTCGGACTTGCAGTTGTACAATTGACAGTCGTTATTGACTACGCGAATTACATCATCTCTCTATCAATTAAAGGGATAATTCAGTTAAAACTGACTATGAAGTACACTAATAGCAGTGATGCCAAAAACATTCATCAAGGCACCATATACGTTAATATGTAACTACATGAATTATGTATCATTTCTGAATTCATTCTGAATGTCAATTTAGTTACACCGGTGACGTCATTAGCAACTCAAAGTATACTTTAAACGTCACGATCCTctgaagagagtgagtgagtgagtgaatgtgtgtgacaatacttgagagtgagtgagtgcttgaatatgtgagtgagtgagtgagtgagtgaggatttaTGTCGGcgatatttcaaccatatcgtgactaaaacaagatTTTAGATTGGTTTtagattgattaccttgttttcatcgctatatggctgtaatataccgatgcgatgtaaaaatttaactctctcactcaaagTATTTTGCTTTGCATTATATTGCAAACCTGAGTAATTGAATATATCTGAACCTATCTGAAACAACACTCAGCAGGAAAGACTAAACTGTGAAGAACAATATTGCATTTGCATTGAATATTCCATGACTGAACTAAAGTCACTTTCTAATTTTCTCCTGTAAAACGCGTACTTGCATTACTTGTCATGCATGATGACTTTATGacgaatattgtcatcaccgaTTTTGTTACAAGTGCGCAATGCATTTCATGTCCAGTGGATTGTACGATTCCGACAAGGTCTTGAGGCTGTAGTATATATGGAAAAAGATACCCAAAATGCCAAATCCGGACCAGGCTCATCTCATTCATacatttatttacttatttctGTACTGGTCATTAGGGCGAGAAAATGTCATTTCCTATCCGACATTCACAAGCTTCCTTGTGGCTGGAGGAGCAATCCAACTACACCCACACTGATTTTTCACAGTACTAGCAGAGTTGTGGTTGTATCTAACGTCTACACAAGAAAACTATAAATTTCGACGATAACACAAAGCCACTTTTTTCAGTGCAGAACCGTGAGCTCTAATGTGTGGACCACGAAGAAAATGTGCTTTTGAAAATTCCCAAGTGTCGTTGATCTTTCAAATTATGGGTAAGAAGAAGAAAGCATAAGTAGAGGTACTCAAATTGAAGATTCGTTACTTATATTCTttcctttttcaaaatattggcACTCTCACAGACAGCAAATTGCCCTCTAAACATGGCACAAGTCTGTCCATCTCCGATCTCATGTGAACCGCGTTGTGCTTCCAAGTGGTGGGATGaatgtgttcatgtgtgtatCTCGTCAGTAATATTTTAGCATTATGTATCACCCTCCCGTAGATTTTGTAAAGATCGTGGGCACCATATTCTGCCTATATTGTTGTGCACTACAGCATGctacacgattatttacaacaCCACGCTACATTGTGTTGTACTGGAATAATCCACAGAGCGGTCAGCTACATGGTACGTTATGATTCGCTCTGACATGCTTAGATAATAACCCacgaggtacgagtgattacgGGAGATAAATCCCGAATGAAATTAATCTTCAGTGTCCCGAGGTTTAGCGGGTAAGTGGGTTtacatttaaagtcacatcggcagtatttcagccatcaCGTGACTAAAGGAAGTTGTAAATTCACTATTAATACATGTCGAGTTTAAACACCTGTCAATGAAGAATATTATTTTAGAAGTAAAACTAGCATCTCTCTCTCTAATGAATTTCAAATGTGGACAAGAGAGTATCGATCGCCAATaactgacggtagatcaccatactaggaaccatggcgactttcagtacatttgcttcctgaaTGGACCCCaggtggatttacaccatcctttcaaGGATGACAAGAAttgtttatggatgatcaacttctttattccagggtagcgacgtttcggtatagattcttataccgttttcaagcgtgtggggaatggcagggggagtacaatatatatacagcagagatgagcatgtgatgacaatacaacaatgacaggattaacaataactatttgaggtaacaatacattagagaagtgttgaggtaagctgattaaggactgaagccagcgggggggggggggggggggggtaagagggtgagttgacagaagccagagtgagatgagtggattaattggtggaagccagggtgagttgagtggataaattaagactgggggccagagtgggttgagtggattaattagtgttaatgatgcagttgaatgccggagagacaaagacgccttggtccctgttgattgttgggttgtgtctgcggatttgtactgcttcagcaagtttgcgttgtttgaagtcatgtttgttgctagcaagtgttgtgacagtgtcccagttgatgttgtggtcaggaaatttggtgatgtgttccgaaatggctgattttgtgtcacctttgtttgtggaggttttgtgttctttaatgcgtatgttgagtggtctggatgtttccccaatgtagttgctgccgcagctgcagctgatgttgtagatgacgcctttagggtgttgttgttgtgtactgtgtttcctaccgttagccttaatgattgttttgaggggtgttcctgttgtaaagtaggtgtcaatgcctgcttgttgcttgagtagacgactgatgtggtgtgatgttttgccggTGTATGGTAGTGAGATGCGTATGGGAGCGGGATCAGGCTTGGTAGTAGTGGGTTTGGGAGGTGGGTTGACAGTGGAGTTAATGACACGGTTAACAAGTTGGGGAGGGTAGTTGTTTAGTTGGGTGAAGACATGCTTGAGATGGTTTAGTTCGGGTTGAGGAGAGACAGAGGATAGGTTTAGGGCACGGCGGGTGAGGGTAGAGATGATGCCCGTTTTAGTTCGGAGTGAGTGGTTTGAGTCAAAGTGGAGGTATTGGTCAGTGTGAGTGGGTTTACGATAGACAGAGGTTTGGATGGTGTTGTCAGTAGTGCGGGTGACGAGAACGTCAAGGAAGGGGAGTTGTGAgttgctttcagtctcaaacgtGAACTGAATGCGGGGGTGTTGCTGGTTAAGGTGCTGAAGGAGAGCGGAGGGGTCGTTAGCTTGGGGCAGAATGACAAAGGTGTCGTCAACCTTCCTGAACCAGCAGGTTGGTTTAATTAGTGAGGAACTGAGGGCTTGGTGCTCAAAGGAGGTCATGTAGATTTCAGAGAGGATGGGAGAGAGAGGGGATCCCATGGGCAGACCATGGATTTGCTCATAGAGTTCATCACCCCAGGTGAAGTATGTGGAGGTGATGGAGTTAGTAATGAGCTGAAGGATGGAGTCAGTAGAGAGTTTGGTGTCCAGAGGGGAGTCGAGGTTATCAAGGCGGTTACGGAGGATGTGCAGGGTTTCGTTAATGGGAACACTGGTGAACAAGTCCACTACATCATAACTAACGATTTTTCCAGGGTTTTCAACAGTCTTAAGTTTCTCACAGAAGTCAGTAGAGTCTGATATGTAGGAGTCCGCGGTTTTGCCGAGAGGGGCCAAAACTTTCGTGAGGTGCTGGGCAGTGTTATAAAACACTGTGTCTCTGGAACACACAAGGAGTCTGGCTTTAGGAGGGTTCTTGTGGATTTTCACAGTAGCTCGTGCGTAGGGAGCTTGAGGGTGGGACACAGCAAGTTTGTGGTGCAGTTCATGCGAGAGTTCATAGTTGTCACGTAGTTGTTTCAGGTGGGCTTTGTGTTGTCTCTGGAGTTTCTGTGTGGGGTCTTTCTTGATCTTGCGGTAGGTGGTATCATCGTCGAGGATGTTGCTGACCATTTTGTTGAAGTCATTGGTGTTTAGGACTACAACCGCTTTGCCCTTGTCTGCTTGGACGATGGTGATGGACTTGTCTTTTCTCAGGTCTGTGATGGCTTGTCGTTCAGGCTTGGTGATGTTGGGCTGCTGGGGCTTCGACTTCTGGAGGATGTCAGCAATCTGGTGGCGGAGGAAGTCAACCTTGCCACCAGGTGCCAACTGCTGCAGCCCCTTCTCTACGTTGATGATGAAGTCATCGTGGTTGCGTAGAGGTCGGGTAGGGACGAACTTGAGTCCTCTGGACAGCACGCTGATGTGTTCTTTGTTGAGGGGCTTGTCACTAAGGTTGACAACAGTCTTCCTCTGGTAGTCGGCTTTCTGTAGTCTGGTGGTGGTGCAGTCAGCGGGTTTAGGGTTGAGTTGTTGGAGTTTCTTGAGATGGgtagttttggttttgttgtcaAGGATGTTGTTGGACTTGGTCTGGGCAGCACGGAGAGAGGAGTAGGTTTCTAGTTCGAGTGTAGAGCTGAGGGTGTCAAGGTGGCTGGTGATGCTGTTCAGGGTGGTGGCTTTTACCTTGCGGTGGTGGCGGATACGTTCTTTCACTAGGAGTTTAGAGGCGTTGTGTAGGATGGATCTCGCTGCCGGAGAGTTGAAATGTGAAGACAAACTGAGACCGTTGGGGACCAGGTTCAGATCTCTGCATCTCATCAGGAAAGTAAGGTGATTGCTGGAGTTGATGAATTTCTTCTCTAGCCGGGTGAGGGAGTTGATGGTTTGGATTGCCACGTCTCCATGTAGACGACGgataaactgtttgagaggcattctagaagttgctgagatagagatgacaagaattttttatggatgatcaacttctttattctttatggACCCCAGtttgatttacaccatcccttcagctgctgatgATTGTACAAAATGTTAGTTACAGTTAAATACAAGCATACTACttctaaaaatcctggtaagtttaaatttacttcagtTTTTTGttacttacataccctctcagtaggacaatgattttacaatactttaaccccctttgaggatacagccactaacaatctcagttactaatccaaactaccaatcattaaacgCATAAAAAAcagtaattaaatgagaactatctGAGTTAAAAAATTTCCTTAACTGTTTTAATGGTACAATGTTCACAGCAGGCAGGCAGGGGTGTAAGGGAAACAGCTATACGGGTAGATATGTcaaccaaaaacaacaatatcttgaaatttatcaaccacaaaaatcagatgccagtaccatacattatctacgCCAACTTCAAAGCTATTATTAAACCAATCGATACGGTGGTGCCATCCCCTGATAAACGGTtcaccagggagactatatatagggagaagaaactccccgaaaagccactgaacgtatgtctcgggtcgttacgtaaccagtgtagtcaatatggcggcagcgtagtatttaagattgagcccgttttattttcagcagctgattaaattcgctgagtgttataacaactgaaatcctgcatgtagaagataagttaactattttgtcacttttgtTTAAGTCAAACagttggtattagtgtccgtgtTAGGACAGTAATTAGCAGAAAAGTTACAGTTAAGTCGGTATGTTCTATAgttcactggcttctattctcgattcaccgcgcaGATAGACTAAACTGTGCCTatgaaaacttctttcacacattcgtttaatttttagaatgGAAACATGCCTTTAGTcgaaggtatttgcaagtaatggtAATAGTTGTATGACTTAGAAAAAATTGTTAAGGTGTTTTTgaagtgtgtgaaaaatatgacatgtcgccgatctgttctgatccgccattgaaatgctacacgctGTTGTTTGAGTGTTACAAAATCATCTTtgacatacacctttaattcttatgaaggaagtatactatcaggtgaaatgtctttgcaagtaatagtgatagtttcataatctaaaaaaaagaatgttagggtgtgtttggggtgtgtgaaaaatgtgacatatcgctgatCTGATTTGATCTACCATTGTAATACTACTCgtcgttgtttgagtgtttctagttgttactttaaatacatctttcacatacacctttaactCTTAGGAGCTGAATAAActttcaggtg includes:
- the LOC137271811 gene encoding uncharacterized protein, with protein sequence MPLKQFIRRLHGDVAIQTINSLTRLEKKFINSSNHLTFLMRCRDLNLVPNGLSLSSHFNSPAARSILHNASKLLVKERIRHHRKVKATTLNSITSHLDTLSSTLELETYSSLRAAQTKSNNILDNKTKTTHLKKLQQLNPKPADCTTTRLQKADYQRKTVVNLSDKPLNKEHISVLSRGLKFVPTRPLRNHDDFIINVEKGLQQLAPGGKVDFLRHQIADILQKSKPQQPNITKPERQAITDLRKDKSITIVQADKGKAVVVLNTNDFNKMVSNILDDDTTYRKIKKDPTQKLQRQHKAHLKQLRDNYELSHELHHKLAVSHPQAPYARATVKIHKNPPKARLLVCSRDTVFYNTAQHLTKVLAPLGKTADSYISDSTDFCEKLKTVENPGKIVSYDVVDLFTSVPINETLHILRNRLDNLDSPLDTKLSTDSILQLITNSITSTYFTWGDELYEQIHGLPMGSPLSPILSEIYMTSFEHQALSSSLIKPTCWFRKVDDTFVILPQANDPSALLQHLNQQHPRIQFTFETESNSQLPFLDVLVTRTTDNTIQTSVYPHLSISFDIQAPR